GGTGGTACGTGTACGTCCCGCTCGCCCTCGTGATCTGGGGGCTGATGTACAACAGCGGCGTCCACGCCACCATCGCGGGCGTCGCGATGGGCCTGATGCTGCGCTGCACCCGGCGCGAGGGCGAGGAGCAGTCCCCCGGCGAACACATCGAGCACCTCGTGCGCCCGCTCTCGGCAGGGCTCGCCGTCCCGCTGTTCGCGCTGTTCAGCGCCGGTGTCGCAGTCTCCGGCGGCGCGCTCGGCGATGTCTTCGCCCAGCCGGAGACGCTCGGCGTGGTCCTCGGCCTCGTGGTCGGCAAGACGGTCGGGATCTTCGGCGGCACCTGGCTGACGGCACGTTTCACCAGGGCCTCGCTCAGCGACGACCTGGAGTGGGCCGACGTGTTCGCCGTCGCGACCCTCGCCGGCATCGGCTTCACCGTCTCGCTGCTCATCGGCGAGCTCGCCTTCGCCGGCGACGCCACATTGACCGACGAGGTCAAGGCGGCCGTACTGATCGGGTCCCTGATCGCGGCCATCCTGGCGACGGTGCTGCTGAAGATACGGAACGCCAAGTACCGCGGGATGGTCGAGGACGAGGAGCGCGACGAGGACGCCGACGGCATTCCGGACATCTACGAGCAGGACGAGCCGGAGTACCACCTGCGCATGGCCGCCATCCACGAGCGCAAGGCCGCCGAGCACCGCCGCCTCGCCGAGGAGAAACTCGCCGCACGCCACGCGCTTGCCGAAGTGACGGGCAGGGCAGGCGAGGAGGACCACCGTCGGGCATGATCTGACGGGACGGTACAAAAGACGGAACCGTACTCAGTCAGGCAGAAGACGGATCCGTACACGACGAGGGAGACCGCGATGAGCGCACCCGACGGCAGCCCGGTCGGCGCCGAACGCAGCATCGGCCAGCTGTTCGCCTCGGCGACGACCGAGATGTCGGCGCTGGTGCATGACGAGATCGCACTGGCGAAAGCGCAACTCAAGCAGGACGTCAAGCGCGGCGCGACGAGCGGCGGCGCGTTCACGGTGGCGGGCGCCGTGCTGGTGTTCTCGCTGCCGATGCTGAACTTCGCCCTCGCGTACGGCATTCGGACCTGGAGCGACTGGAACCTCGCGCTCTGCTTCCTGCTGTCCTTCGCCGCGAACGTCCTCATCGCCCTCGTCCTCGCGCTGATCGGCGTCGTCTTCGCGAAGAAGGCCAAGAAGAGCAAGGG
The DNA window shown above is from Streptomyces chartreusis and carries:
- the nhaA gene encoding Na+/H+ antiporter NhaA, whose translation is MTAPRTPAPVRKVLGRLSLPERTYVADALRTETLGGVLLLLAAITALIWANVPTLHDSYESVGHFHLGPEALGLNLSVEHWAADGLLAIFFFVAGIELKRELVAGDLKDPKAAALPVVAALCGMAVPALVYTLTNVTGHGSSAGWAVPTATDIAFALAVLAVIGTSLPSALRAFLLTLAVVDDLFAILIIAIFFTSQINFAALGGAVAGLAVFWLLVRKGVRGWYVYVPLALVIWGLMYNSGVHATIAGVAMGLMLRCTRREGEEQSPGEHIEHLVRPLSAGLAVPLFALFSAGVAVSGGALGDVFAQPETLGVVLGLVVGKTVGIFGGTWLTARFTRASLSDDLEWADVFAVATLAGIGFTVSLLIGELAFAGDATLTDEVKAAVLIGSLIAAILATVLLKIRNAKYRGMVEDEERDEDADGIPDIYEQDEPEYHLRMAAIHERKAAEHRRLAEEKLAARHALAEVTGRAGEEDHRRA
- a CDS encoding phage holin family protein, which translates into the protein MSAPDGSPVGAERSIGQLFASATTEMSALVHDEIALAKAQLKQDVKRGATSGGAFTVAGAVLVFSLPMLNFALAYGIRTWSDWNLALCFLLSFAANVLIALVLALIGVVFAKKAKKSKGPQKVAASMKETAGVLQNAKPHPRPAPQPELEDRAPAAIEAVARSSS